ATGACCCCACAGTGAACTGGAGCCTAGAGAGGTGCGCATTTACCATTTAGAGCACAGAAATCACACCAGGCTACGGGGAACTGGTAGTCATGAGTGCGTCCTCCAGTTTACATCAACAAGAAAACACCCATTACAGACAAGATGATCTGGCGATGGTCAAAGCCTAGGGTGGAATCCTTTGTTGATGTAGGGTCTTTGTAGAACCTTAACGGAAATCATGCATACATTGACATCATTACAAGATTTGCTCAAGATTTTAACATTTATTCTCATGTATCTGAAATCCAGCTCAAGCCACAATTTATTTTTTGTTTAACCTGAAACCTCAGGTATGAAGAATGCAAGGAAAAACTAGTGCCATTTTTGAAGAAGGTTGGCTTCAACCCGAAGAAAGACATTCACTTCATGCCCTGCTCTGGCCTCACAGGAGCCAACCTCAAGGAGCCTGTTGAGTCGTGCACTTGGTATACGTGAGTATCACCAGCTTTTACACTGCGGTTCCTGAACTGTGTTCATTAGGTACGAAACGTAAGAAAACAGTCCAAAATGGAGAGGTACCATCTGTTCTTATCCAGTAAGAAACGCTCCtttactttacggaaaaagcaaaccatgcaataatctgagtacagcgttcagacaacaaatcagccaaaaagatatccgccatattgggtagtcaacattagtcagaaatagcattataaatattaacttacctttgatcttcatcagaatgcactcccaggaatctcagttccacaaatgtttgatttgttcatttatgtccaaatagcttcttttgttagcgcgtttggtaaatcCAAGCGCGTGCAGGTCCAGCCGTCGGATAAAAAGTAaaaaatattatattacaggTGGAAGGAacatgtcaaactaagtatagaatcaatctttaggatgtttttgtcataaatcttcaataatcttccaaccggagaattcctatgtctgcagaaaagcaatggaacgagagctaactctctcgtgacGGTCCGTCACGAGcatgtggcactctgccagacacctggcacATTCCCCTCATTcggccccacttcacagtagaagcctcaaacaaagttctaaagactgttgacatctagtggaagccttaggaagtgcatcataaccaatatcccactgtatctacaataggggctgagttaaactacaagcctcagatttcccacttcctggttggatttttctcacggtttcgcctgccatatgagttctgttatactcgcagacatcattcaaacagttttagaaacttcagtgtgttttctatccaatactactaatactatgcatatattatcatctgggacagagtagcaggcagtttactctgggcaccttattcatccaagctcctcaatactgcccccctgtcaaCAAAAGTTAATGAAGCCACACGAAAGGTACTATAACATTCTAATGTGAATGGATTGAATATTCTTCTGACGCTACTGTCCTgacctgtttatctcctctctgtcttccagAGGGTTACCATTCATTCCACATCTGGACAGTTTGCCAAACTTAAACAGAGCGAGCGACGGACCAGTCAGATTACCCATCGTAGACAAATACAAGGTGAAGACGACCACATTATGAAACCTTAATATTTTTATTCTATTGCCATTAATATGGCAACCAACCCATTATATTTAAGTGTTTATTTAGATATGGTTGTCCCTTACATGACAGTATTTTAATTGTCAACAACTGTAGTGAGCCGTGTCATTCGTACTGCCCACATCAGCAGCTACACTGTACATCCTGTACATGTAACATCCTATTTCCTGGTAATAAAAAGCCTATTAAACCACACTAGTTTAAGTCTCTCACACAACTGTAGAAGACCTATTTCTGACTTGGGTTACTTAATCTGGCCTCTTTCTACTGTTGTTCCCCACTCTATAGGACATGGGTACTGTCATCCTGGGGAAACTGGAGTCGGGGTCCATCAGTAAAGCACAGCAGCTTGTCATGATGCCAAACAGGGTAAGACATTCTCCAGCATTCTGCCATGGAACATCCAACGCCCATCAGATCATTGGAGCTATAGCTAATCCTAGGTAATGGGGTGGCAAGTATCTTAAgccagagttttttttttttttaagtcatgGGTATTTTCTTCTCGTATTTACCATTTATCTGTGCCACACGGTATCGCCCtctgttgtttgtttttttaccatAAAGGTGTTCGCTCCATCTCTTATTATGAACTTGTGTTAATGGCTGCGTATCtcttccatcctccatccctccctgtagCACACCGTGGAGGTGTTGAGCCTGCTGAGTGATGACGTGGAGACAGACGATGCTTCTCCTGGAGAGAACCTGAAGCTGAGACTGAAGGGCATTGAGGAGGAGGAGATCCTGCCAGGCTTCATCCTCTGTAACGCTGAGAACCTCTGCCACTCTGGACGAACCTTTGACGCCCAGGTACGCCAGTCACCACGCCACCACAGATACTAAGGCAGTTGGAGTTGGACCGTAGTCCAGTCTGAATGTCGCCTTAATGGCAAACATATTGGATTTATTGGTGGTTGTTTTTActccgtgttgtgttgtgtgttctcACAGATTGTCATCATTGAACACAAGTCCATTATCTGCCCTGGTTACAATGCTGTCCTCCACATCCACACCTGCATCGAAGAAGTGCAAATTACGGTAATGATactgtcataatgtcataacctTCAAAAGGAACCTTCTTCATTTTGAATCTGCAATGTATTCCCTTTAAACTGCACCTGACAAATAGTGTTTTAAAGACCTGCCAGTATAGTTATTGTGATGGTTCTGCTCCACATCTAGGCCTTAATCTGTCTGGTAGACAAGAAGTCGGGAGAGAAAAGTAAGACGCGACCGCGCTTTGTGAAACAGGACCAGGTGTGCATTGCCCGTCTGCGCACCGCCGGAACCATCTGCCTTGAAACCTTCAAAGACTTCCCCCAGATGGGACGGTTCACCCTACGGGATGAAGGTACGGGCCTCTGCTATCACTGGGGCTGTTAGtcggcggcaggtagcctagcgttgaGCCCGTAAAGGAAAGGTCTCCCggtcgaatccccaagctgactacTTGAAAAATGGCAatttgcccttgagcaaggcacttaaccctgcTTACTTATAtaattcgctctggataagagcgtctgttgaATGATGAGAGTATATATGTAAAATGTTAGTAGTCCCTAAATGGCCATGCTGGAAGGAACAATGGTTTAAATGTAGTCCAAACTGAAACCAAGGTTAaagtagggctgggtgatatacCATATTTTATGATATACCGGTGTTGATGcagggaccggtttgggtttttctTTACATACCGGTATTTGAaggtttggtttgttaaatgtgatacgccaTGTGTAATGTCATTTTTTATAGGTTACTTCACTACTTgtcatctctctgctctttctctccttgcCACTTTCCATGCAGACCTAGCCACGCCCCTTGTCACTCAAGGAGCACATTTGATGTTCCTCAACCACTAGACACttgcgttcagtctgcatggtcaatgcagcacatgcaacaatgttgatgacaacgatgctgttttcactttgcttcttaatataaatccactagcGTTCTATAATGACACTATTAGTTTGTTTCTTACATCAGCAAACAGCTGGTTTGTCTTTTCGTAGCAAGTTGACCCTAAATCTTGTGAGACACTAATTGTTAGCCATTAAtgctaatagctagctagctaataaatgtactgagtaagagcaaacgtagctagctaatacagcctgataataccagtgctggtgtagacctaaatcagcatgtttgtgcaacagtatcttctaaatcaaagaggaatatgcaaagcaagaatatgttagctacatgaagtagtTAAGGGAGAACATGCAATGTAGCCAAACCTTATAGGGTTCCCTAGGAAACACGTATCAACACTTTAGTTCCttccctgtcacaataactcctccctggcattttaaTTTGTTGTCATCtcaaacactgtattcaaagtgcccactattatattctaactatagaattagaatagtctttatatttccatgattcaaacagttttactCTAATTCGCAGGTCAAGtcgcaattgcaacatttggttaaaaataagtcCTTGATTAAGTTCCCATATCGTGCAGCCCTACATGGCAGTATGGAAATTCTCAATTGAGCACtggtgtaaaaatactttcaagtactagttaatctgtttgttttttgtaatctgtactttactatttttcatttgacaacttttacttcactacattcctaaagaaaataatgtactttttactccatacattttccctgacacctaagagtacttgttacattttgaatgcttagcaggagaggacaatggtccaattcacacacttgacaagagaacatccctggtcatgtactgcctctgatctggaggactcactaaacacatgctttgtttgtaaattattgtTGAGTGTTGgcgtgtgtccctggctatccgtgagcaagaaaatggtgccgtctggtttgcttattaTAAagcttttaaaattatttttttacatttgatacTGAAGTACATTTGATCAATTACATATACTTTTTAtacataagtatatttaaaaccaaatactcttactgaagtagtattttactgggtcatTTTCACTTTAACTGGGGTCATTTTCTAGTaacatatctttacttttactcaagtatgacaattgggtactttttcccaCCATTGTAATTGAGTGCAGGAGATGCAGAAATGATAAGTGCTGACATTTGTTTtggttgaattgaacagtataaaacaatcagaggGCAAATGTACAACTATTTATTATTCAAAACTAAAAACAGTCATactgtaatttatttatttaaatacagTGATAGAATATTTTGGTCATATTGCCCAGCTCTAGATTAAAGTCTGTTCGCTGTTGAGTTGCATTCGTGGTGAAAAGTACTGTTGGTTGGGGAGTGGGGTAGAGGGGATGGGTCATTCATTGGGATCCTAAAGAAGGAGAAAGTGTAGGAGGGGGTCTGAGAGTGGAGGGTCTCCACTTATGACGTTTTGATTTTAATTTAAAACTAGCCCATTTGGACATGAGTAGACGGGGGCTTTGCTGTTAACCTATGTCTCTTGTGTCCTGTCCCCAGGTAAGACCATTGCCATTGGTAAGGTGTTGAAGCTTGTTGCTGAGAGGGACTGAAGCGGTTGCATGGGAGTCCCCGGTCATAGTCCGGCACCATGGTGGGGTGAAGAGTGGGGTCAGGGGTCATCGATGGGAACACAGGCGGCGGTGCCGGCAACTCTGCTCGCGGccctactctcttctctccccccttgACCTATCGATGATCAGCTTAAAAAACTTATCTGAAAAAGAAACCTGTTTTTAAGCAAATGAAAAACGAGATCAAGTACACACGAGTCAGCTTTCTCATATTGAGAGCTCAGCTATGCCATTTTTGGGTTAGGCCCTGCCCCCAAACCCATTCCCTCACACCCCTACTCTGGTCTACTCATGACTCACAATTGTTTCTCTTCGTTTTTATTTTTCTTCCATTGAACGTTTAAAATGGCAGCAGTTATCTCTGTAACCAGACAAGGACCAGGATTTGCTTGTAATACagaaaaatatattatttacaaaaaaaagatGTTTGAGAATTTAACAAGTTGAAACCAAAATGTTATTATCTTGGTTGTATAAAGGGTTGAAAATATCCACTAACTTCCCAAAATTCAGAATCAGGGGGAATAGGCAGGAAATCCAGAAACCTCCagccaggatttctggaaaacctgggaattttgtgAAAATTAATTAATTTTTGCAACCCTAGTTGTACATGTCTCCCATTGCTTTTACCCACTTTTGGTTTCTCTTATATGGCGTTCTGGCAGTGTGCTTGAGCGCCTTCACATGTTATTAAAGCAAACTACTatgacaataaaataaaaaattggagAAGTGCAAGTTCTTTATTTGTGCTGTTTCACAGAAGTGTTTAACCATAGAGGAAATATATAATTAAGTTGATATGAAATTTATAATTTAATCTTTATCATGCATACCAAAAAAATTAATCTTTACCCTGTGAGAAAGATGGAATTTAGTAGAGCTGTTTCATGGCACAAGTGTGTTCAGGCAATCCTTTTCAAAGCCTAAAATACTTCATTTCAACTCATACAGAATGTGCCCTACAGCTGGATAGTTGCCTGTGTGTAATGTTGACCACTTGTGTACCTTTTGTACTCTACTAAATTACATGACCAGTAGGTGGCGCCTCTCTTCTGTCTTTAGAGTTTTACTCTAATGAATATTGTTTTAATCATAGATCAATTTAATAAATCAAACGTGACTTGTATTTACTCTATCCTAATTATCCACACACAACTGACATCTGGACCCAATTAGAATGTATACTCTCCCACACCATAAATTACCCATAAATTACCCATTACCCATCTCTATAAGCATCATGCCCTTTTCAAACTTAAATTCTATCAATTTGTAACATTCAAATGTACAATATTCAATTGGTTTTATTTGTAGAATTTGGCCATCAGGCCCCATCAAAAAAAGTAATGATGGCATGCCCCTGCCATAGCCCTTCCATCTGACATCTTAGAATAATGTACTGTTCCATTTTCCCAAGCCTAAAATGCCATGTGGGgagaatatactgtatgtcaacaGGGCACAAGCTGTAGCAAAGCCGAGATCGTCATAACATGGTGGCGGGACACAGAGTGGGATAGAGAACTACAGAGTGGGGTCACTGTTCTGTGTGGGCGTGGCTTTGGCCGTAGTAGTGGTTTTGACAGTCATCAGAGGAGCAGCAAGCCTCTGACCAACACTGGGCAAAGAGCAAGAGATAACACAGGCCTAATGGTAAGTGAGGACATTTTTTATGGTTTTGAATTCAATTGTAGACTACAGGATTTGATTGATTGTAAAAATGGGATGGATTTTTTCTGTGTATTTTTATTGcaattttaacaaatcaaatAGGATCTGAAATGGTGAGTTCTGCCATGACAGATTGGTTGATAAAATAGTACATCTCTGAATGTATGTCTGTGAAGTATCAGTGCTTGATAAAGTCCTATACTTTTAAGTGGTGTCCTGATTTGTTATCCCTTCAGCACAACCCAAGGATGCAATCCACAGTGGTCACTGTGTCAGACATGGATCGTAAAACCAGCCGCACCAGCACCAACCATGAGACCCAGGACACTGAAGCAACGACCCCACTGAACCATGTCCCTGACGGGGTCATCCTGGGCACTAAAGTCCCCTGCTGGTACTACTTCACCAGGCCCATCCTGGCCATCCTTATCGGCGGAGTGCTGTTCGGCTTGGGCACGGCCCTCTCCCTGCTCTACTTCACCCAGGTGGGGAACGTGCCCTACCTGCTGGGTCCTGTGTTCCTTTCTGTGGGGCTCATGTTCCTGGTCACGGGGCTGGTGTGGGTGCCCGTGGTGAAACAGAGACTAGAGCACATGGCTCTGACCAAGGTCCATGGCAAGGCGCTCCAGGTGCACAAACCGCACCGAAGAGCCATGGACTCTTCCAGTTAAAGCTATGTTGTTGTAGAGTAGGTCAACCTTGTTCGTGGTGTTTTCTCCCAATTCTCTCCTTAATTCTGAAAAGCACACTTCCTAAAATATGTATAAATGTTTTTCGGGGGCAGGTGTAACCTAGatggatttgtatttattaaacctttatttatgCAGGTTAGTCTTGTTCATATAGATTCCATTTTGCAAGAGAGACCTCTGTGAAATGCACTGTTTATCTTCTGTATGTAGCTGTCCTCTATCTAGGCCCTAATACAGATATGGGATTGCATGACCTCGTCCTGTAAAAGGGAACATCATGTGATTGTTCTGTTGGGGGGTTTTAACATGATCGGAACATGGCCGTGCTGCTGCGGCCCAGGCtatcccatctgtctgtctgattgtgATCTGTAATAGTTGTTGTTTTTCCACCATAAGCTGCTGTTTTCCTTGTAGCTGCTGTTGTAGTGGATTGCTAAATCCTTTAGAAACAAGATTACAGAGTCAGAAAATTCTACTGGACACTACTGGACGGTTGGACACTGAGTGGTAGTGGGTGCACCCTCGCTCTGTCCCTCAATACTGCTGCTGGATTAAATTGTCTAACCTTTTATGTTTCTGGGTCAAAAAGGCTGTGTCCATCTGGTCAAAACCAAAAAATGTTTCAAGGAGGTGGGGCCAGTGGGATTTGAATTCGGTCTAAGTTAGCCAAAATGTTAACATTTTTACCTAAACTTGAGATGTTAGGTTTCCATTGCACTGTGCATTTGATCATTCAATCATTCATGTAGGCTACTCTGATTCCATGTGATCTCCAACCTTGTGAGAGCAGCCAGTCTTCAGGTACCCTTTATCTTTTTTCTAAATGTCTCATTTTATTTATCAACATAATGCAGCAATTGTGTAATGAATAATAAATTAGATTTTATATATTAGTCTTTCATTTTCAATGTACAGTAATAAATTGTATGGGGGCACACGTTTTTCTGTACAAAAGACCACAAGGTGGCAATAGGCCTATATGCCATTATTTAGCAGTCAGGTGAGCGGTTGGGTGTAATCACATTAAACTAAGgctgcagacagacagtccaAATCAGATcttttttttccactaattggccaatcagatcagctctgataAGGAtctgtgaaaagatctgatgagattggtcaaacgagtaatagtggaaaaaagatcagaatATGGCTGCCTGTGTGAACAGCCTTAGAGGCTTTTGTGTCTGTCATTAACTTATAGAAACAATCTGGATGTGAATAGATTTCTTCCATTATGTTCTTTAGAaatgagggagagaaacacaTAATGAGTCAAATGTTGTCCAGAATGTCATTCCACAGGTGAACAGACATTAGTGTGCCATGTTTGGCGTCTCTGCATATTGGACTGATGACCGATATCTAGAAAATCAGAACCATCACGGCTCCTTTATACAATGTATGTCACACATGTCCTACCTCCTTTACAGTATTAATATGGCTGGTGTCATGCCAGTATCCCGTCTACACAGCCCTCCCTCACCTGTCTACGGCTGCCAGGCCCCACCTCTCTGTGCTGTGCCCTGTGCTGTGACACAGGAAAACCTGAATAGGGGCGAGCTTCCTCACCTGTCTCACCTTACCTGTTCAAACAAACGGCTCCGTTTGAAACTCTACCCCAACCGAATTCACCGAATTCCAGCAGGAAACCAACCGCAAATGATAGTTAGAAAACAAAAGGTGGTCTAAACAAAGTATTTGTTAGGCATATCTCCAAGCCAATTTAGAGACATGGAGCCAACGTACCGCGGTCTAGGTCGCTGTTCCTGCGCCTTTTGGTTGGCAGTGTCCTTCGACATATTCGGGCTGCTTGTTCTTTTAATCGGTGTTTTTGCGGACATATTCTTCTATGACTTTTTAATCTACGCCGGGGCCATCATCATCTTCCTCAGCCTCGTCTGGTGGGTGTTCTGGTACACGGGCAACATCGAGGTCCCCCCGGAGGAGCTGGAGGATGACGTCGGGCTCTTGAAGAAGGAGCGGGGCATCGCAGGTGCGGTGAGGCGGTTATCCAGCCGTCTCACCAACAGTGTCAGGAACTCTCTGCGGCGGAATGGAGGCCCCCCCCGCGGGGTCGCGAGAAGGGCAGGGACCGGGCTGTCTACGACTCACATGAGGGAAGCCCCACAGCAACCGAAGCCCCCGCCTGTCGTATTGACGATGGGGCCGCTTGATGAGGACATGCACACGGTGTCTGCATCCTTGGACACTGACATACCTGTTCCGCACACAGCTACAGAGACCTCGGCCATATGATGCGCAATGCGCACAAGGTCAGCCTATTATTTCCAATCGGTCATTAAGCCATTTAGGCTATAGCCTAGGGATACATTTTGTTATTGGATAGGCCTAACTTTCATTAAACATGTGCATAGATTATAGGTTTTATAGGCCAACTTCATTCTAGGCTATTGTTTTTGCTTGATAATAGCCCACAACTTTGATCCACAATTCAGTAGGCTATAATGTTCcttaaaataaaattaaatgaCTATGTGTTTCAGTGAATGAGGAAAGAAACTGTGATCTAATGGAAACGGACGTCCTTTGTCTTTCTGTTAACCATTAACGTCATTGAATGGCAGTGCGCGCCTAAAGAGAAGCCCTGTTCAAACAATAAAACCGTTTCTGAGAGGGCGAAGTAGAGCTGCTGCTACATGAAACAAAGAAACGTAGGTTGACCATGAATTGTCCATCTTAGGAGTTAGGACACATTTTTGACATCGATCTAAACGGATGTAAGCTACAGTATGACTGTATGTTGCAACTATGACATCATGAGGTGACCATATATTTTGTCCACCAGAAGTTAGAGGCTTGGCAGCACTGAACCCGATAAGGACATTTCACTTGTCCCCATCGCACAATTTCTACAAGTACACTTCGATTTTAATATTGTCCTATGGGCTTTTTTCTTTGAAACATTtcgttttttaaatcaaattatgCTCCTCAGTGAGgactttttgtttgttttatgttAATTTTGTGAATACTTTGTGGATAATTGATGCAATATTTCAATAATACAGAGATTTTTTCTAGCAAATATGTCAGTCAGACTTTCATTTTTAGGGCTAAGTGCTACTGAGAAGGTGCTTGTTGTGAACTTGACTTGGCACCTGTATTCTACATCCCCGTCCACAGTGGTGATAAGCAATATAGCACATTAACGACCTTTGTACCCTATGGATTTCCCTACATTTATTTATACAGACATTACTTTTGTATGTCCATATGGCTGCCTCATCATGCTTTATGATTCCGAAGGTGAAAACAAAACCTTTTACCTGTTTGTATTTCCAACTGACAATTCTCAGATTTTTGCCAAACACAGTACCTACACATTGACTAGAATAACATATGAGTGTTACTGTGTGGAATGACAACACTTTGATTATCTACAGTAGGCTAGCTTAGACCTTGACACCTTGTTACTCCACACAATAAAGTATGGGAGTGGTGTACTGTACTATGTTTTTGAGCTTCAGTCAGGGTACTTTTATCACATTGACAGTGATTATATGAGGAACTGCAAAGTTATTTTTTAATGGCTGAGAggtactacagatgtaggatcttaatttgatcacctggttgcaggagaactttcctggtTTAagaaggcttctgaagtttgaaATGTCAAActtgtccattaattataatccacataactattcacatttcttgttgctgcaggattattttcctgctgtagcaaactggctcaaattaagattctacttctgtaggctaccctgccaaatTTCAGGTGGCTGAAATTTTTGACATTTTACATATACTACATGATAGACTTTTGTATGAAGAAATAATCGCACAGATCTCAAATCATTAGTCACCAAACAAATGATCAATCGCAAACAAACGCTTTGTCAGTCAGCAACAGTGGCGACCTGCCATTCAGCGCAGGTGGTGCTTTTAAGCCCCACATTTTTAGCAAAAGAAAAGCCGTTTTTTTGGGCGGGGGTTGCCTATTTTGGTATTAAtgtgtgtcacatatcagtttgtaaacaatgtaaaaaaaaatgaaataataataatcattgacttaataaagccgcatacaaacatggtctattTTTTGCTCTCtggagtaaggcagctccaaaatgtaggtgtttcagcctagctcagtgctttctgtggtggtggggc
The sequence above is a segment of the Oncorhynchus gorbuscha isolate QuinsamMale2020 ecotype Even-year linkage group LG16, OgorEven_v1.0, whole genome shotgun sequence genome. Coding sequences within it:
- the LOC123998689 gene encoding phosphoinositide-interacting protein-like yields the protein MWGEYTVCQQGTSCSKAEIVITWWRDTEWDRELQSGVTVLCGRGFGRSSGFDSHQRSSKPLTNTGQRARDNTGLMHNPRMQSTVVTVSDMDRKTSRTSTNHETQDTEATTPLNHVPDGVILGTKVPCWYYFTRPILAILIGGVLFGLGTALSLLYFTQVGNVPYLLGPVFLSVGLMFLVTGLVWVPVVKQRLEHMALTKVHGKALQVHKPHRRAMDSSS
- the LOC123998690 gene encoding transmembrane protein 238-like, coding for MEPTYRGLGRCSCAFWLAVSFDIFGLLVLLIGVFADIFFYDFLIYAGAIIIFLSLVWWVFWYTGNIEVPPEELEDDVGLLKKERGIAGAVRRLSSRLTNSVRNSLRRNGGPPRGVARRAGTGLSTTHMREAPQQPKPPPVVLTMGPLDEDMHTVSASLDTDIPVPHTATETSAI